In Phormidium yuhuli AB48, one genomic interval encodes:
- a CDS encoding endonuclease domain-containing protein: protein MKPNILPYNPKLKEIAQQLRKNMTTPEIRLWNHLKRRQMQGFDFDRQRPIDEYIVDFYCKQLMLAIEIDGSSHDSEEAQEQDRYRQARLEALGVRFLRFTNWQVMHETDGVLRAIRQWIRDNSSTP from the coding sequence ATGAAGCCAAACATCCTGCCCTACAATCCAAAACTAAAAGAAATAGCACAGCAGTTGCGAAAGAACATGACCACACCCGAAATCAGGTTGTGGAATCACCTAAAACGCCGCCAGATGCAAGGCTTCGACTTCGACAGACAACGCCCCATCGATGAATATATCGTTGATTTTTACTGCAAACAATTGATGTTAGCCATTGAAATTGATGGGTCATCCCATGACAGTGAAGAAGCACAAGAACAAGATAGATATCGACAAGCACGTTTAGAAGCCTTGGGAGTTAGATTTTTGCGCTTTACAAACTGGCAAGTCATGCACGAGACCGACGGAGTATTGAGAGCAATTCGCCAGTGGATTCGTGACAATTCATCCACACCCTAA
- a CDS encoding dihydroorotate dehydrogenase-like protein: MELTTQYLGLTLKSPLIPSAAAPLTEDIDNVKRLEDAGAAAIVLHSLFEEQLLKEKFELHHHLEYGTESFAEALTYFPEAEEYHVGPQLYLDHIQQAKASVDVPIIASLNGFSPGGWVEYAQQIQQAGADALELNIYYVPTDLDLSGADVEENYLNILRDVKGEVSIPVAVKLSPFFSNMANMAKRLSEAGADGLVLFNRFYQPDIDLEELEVSPHVLLSTPQDQRLPMRWIALLYGRIDSDLAATGGIQHGTDAIKLLMAGAKVTQVCSALLRHGIPHLRNIEHQILHWMEEHEYESVQQMQGSMSQLHCPDKSAYERAQYMKAVSSYEYEPERVMS, translated from the coding sequence ATGGAACTCACCACACAGTATCTCGGACTCACCCTCAAATCCCCCCTGATTCCCTCGGCGGCGGCTCCTTTAACAGAAGACATCGACAATGTCAAGCGTTTAGAAGATGCCGGGGCAGCGGCGATCGTGCTACATTCCTTATTCGAGGAACAACTGCTGAAAGAGAAATTCGAGTTACACCACCACCTCGAATATGGAACCGAGAGTTTCGCCGAAGCCCTCACCTACTTTCCCGAAGCCGAAGAATACCACGTCGGTCCCCAACTGTATCTCGACCATATCCAGCAAGCCAAAGCCAGCGTGGACGTTCCCATCATCGCCAGTTTAAACGGCTTTTCCCCCGGTGGCTGGGTCGAATATGCCCAACAAATCCAACAAGCCGGGGCTGACGCTTTGGAACTGAACATCTACTATGTGCCTACGGACTTAGACCTGAGTGGGGCTGACGTGGAAGAGAACTATCTCAACATCTTGCGGGATGTCAAAGGAGAGGTCAGCATTCCCGTAGCCGTCAAATTGAGTCCCTTTTTCAGCAACATGGCCAACATGGCCAAGCGGCTATCGGAGGCTGGGGCTGATGGGTTAGTGTTATTCAACCGTTTCTACCAGCCAGACATTGACTTAGAGGAGTTAGAAGTATCTCCCCATGTCCTGTTGAGTACCCCCCAGGACCAGCGGTTACCGATGCGTTGGATTGCCCTATTGTACGGTCGCATTGACTCCGATTTAGCCGCCACCGGAGGGATTCAACATGGGACTGATGCCATCAAGTTACTGATGGCTGGGGCGAAAGTGACGCAGGTTTGTTCAGCCTTACTCCGTCATGGCATTCCCCATCTACGGAATATCGAACATCAAATTTTGCATTGGATGGAGGAGCATGAGTACGAGTCCGTGCAACAGATGCAGGGTAGCATGAGTCAATTGCATTGTCCTGACAAGTCAGCTTACGAGCGGGCGCAATATATGAAGGCGGTGTCTTCCTATGAGTATGAACCGGAACGGGTGATGTCTTAA